One Prodigiosinella aquatilis DNA window includes the following coding sequences:
- the hemL gene encoding glutamate-1-semialdehyde 2,1-aminomutase: MNKSESLYAAAQELIPGGVNSPVRAFNGVGGVPLFIERADGAYLYDADGKAYIDYVGSWGPMILGHNHPAIRQAVISAAERGLSFGAPTEMEVNMARLVTSLVTSMDMVRMVNSGTEATMSAIRLARGFTGRDKIIKFEGCYHGHADCLLVKAGSGALTLGQPNSPGVPADFARHTLTCTYNDLASVRAAFEQYPTEIATIIVEPVAGNMNCVPPLPEFLPGLRALCDEFGALLIIDEVMTGFRVALAGAQAHYGVRPDLTCLGKIIGGGMPVGAFGGRRDVMQALAPTGPVYQAGTLSGNPIAMAAGFACLTEVAKPGVHQKLTALTNQLAEGLLVAAREEGIPLVVNHVGGMFGLFFTNAEQVTCYQDVVKCDVERFKRFFHLMLDEGIYLAPSAYEAGFMSLAHSQQDIEHTLQAAQRCFATL, encoded by the coding sequence ATGAATAAATCTGAAAGTCTGTATGCCGCAGCTCAGGAGCTAATTCCAGGTGGCGTAAACTCCCCGGTGCGCGCATTTAACGGTGTTGGCGGTGTACCGCTGTTTATCGAGCGGGCGGATGGTGCCTATCTGTATGATGCAGATGGAAAAGCCTATATCGATTATGTCGGTTCCTGGGGACCCATGATTCTGGGTCATAATCATCCGGCGATCCGTCAGGCGGTGATCAGTGCTGCTGAACGAGGATTGAGTTTCGGAGCGCCTACTGAAATGGAAGTCAATATGGCCCGGCTGGTCACCTCGCTGGTCACCAGTATGGATATGGTACGCATGGTAAACTCCGGTACTGAAGCCACTATGAGCGCTATTCGCCTGGCTAGAGGCTTTACCGGGCGCGATAAGATCATCAAATTCGAAGGTTGCTATCATGGCCATGCAGATTGCCTGTTAGTGAAAGCCGGCTCTGGTGCTTTGACGCTGGGTCAGCCCAATTCACCCGGAGTCCCCGCCGATTTCGCTCGCCACACCCTCACCTGTACCTATAATGATTTGGCCTCTGTTCGTGCGGCATTCGAACAATATCCGACTGAGATTGCCACCATCATCGTCGAACCAGTGGCCGGGAACATGAATTGTGTGCCTCCATTGCCAGAATTCCTGCCTGGATTGCGTGCGTTGTGTGATGAATTTGGCGCCTTGTTGATTATTGATGAAGTGATGACGGGCTTTCGCGTTGCGCTGGCAGGGGCACAAGCCCACTATGGCGTTCGTCCTGATCTGACCTGCCTGGGGAAAATCATCGGTGGCGGGATGCCGGTGGGCGCATTTGGTGGCCGCCGTGACGTTATGCAAGCGCTGGCACCGACCGGTCCGGTATATCAGGCCGGTACACTGTCGGGGAACCCTATCGCAATGGCGGCTGGTTTTGCCTGCCTGACTGAAGTTGCCAAACCAGGTGTGCATCAAAAACTCACCGCACTGACCAACCAGTTGGCCGAAGGATTACTTGTCGCCGCCAGAGAAGAAGGTATTCCGCTGGTGGTAAATCACGTCGGAGGGATGTTTGGATTATTCTTCACCAACGCAGAGCAGGTCACATGTTATCAGGACGTGGTGAAATGTGATGTTGAACGCTTTAAGCGTTTTTTCCATTTGATGCTGGATGAAGGCATTTATCTGGCACCTTCGGCCTATGAGGCTGGCTTTATGTCACTGGCCCACAGCCAACAGGATATTGAACACACCCTTCAGGCAGCACAGCGCTGCTTTGCCACATTGTAA
- the mrcB gene encoding bifunctional glycosyl transferase/transpeptidase, translated as MSRDDREPIGRKGNTSRRKPTRKQTVRRHRDDDYDDDYDEYDDDYDNDDDGDGDDNGKNMTRKPRKKRRWLGLMIKLSLIFAVVIAVYGIYLDSEIRSRIDGKVWQLPAAVYGRMVNLEPGMAYSKKEMVNLLEGMQYRDVNRITRPGEFTVQANSIEMLRRPFDFPDGKEGQIHAKLIFSNDRLSQIQNMDNQRNFGFFRLDPKLITMLQSPNGEQRLFVPRAGFPDLLVDTLIATEDRHFYEHDGISLYSIGRALVANLIAGHTVQGGSTLTQQLVKNLFLTNKRSLWRKANEAYMALIMDHRYSKDRILELYLNEVYLGQSGNDQIRGFPLASLYYFGRPVDELSLDQQAMLVGMVKGASLYNPWRNPKLTLERRNLVLRLLQDQKIIDEELYNLLSARPLGVQPKGGVISPQPAFMQLVRQELQQRLGDRANDLSGVKIFTTLDPVAQDAAEKAVETGIPALRAARNVKDLETAMVIVDRFSGEIRAMVGGADTQYAGFNRALQARRPVGSLAKPPTYLTALSMPDKYRLNTILDDEPLSIKLSNGTVWEPRNYDRDYGGQVMLVDALARSLNIPTVNLGMAVGLDKISTTLQLLGIPKSVIQPVPAMLLGSISLTPMEVAQEYQTIASGGDRAPLSSLRSVIAEDGTVLYQSFPQAERVVPAQAAYLTLYGMQQVVEHGTARSLMAKFSKYHLAAKTGTTNDLRDSWFAGIDGKEVAITWVGRDNNGPAKLTGANGALTIYRRYLENETPLPLMLTPPEGISSMTVDSNGNFICNGSSAGQVIPVWTSNPQALCQSSQTTHPAPVSAQPDQGNDSVPGWIKQMFGK; from the coding sequence ATGTCTCGGGATGATCGCGAACCTATCGGACGCAAAGGAAATACGTCACGACGAAAACCTACACGTAAGCAGACGGTACGACGTCACAGGGATGACGACTATGATGATGATTACGACGAGTACGATGATGATTACGATAATGACGACGATGGTGATGGTGATGATAACGGGAAAAACATGACACGCAAACCTCGTAAGAAGCGGCGCTGGCTGGGGCTTATGATCAAACTGTCCCTGATCTTTGCTGTAGTGATAGCCGTCTACGGTATTTATCTGGATAGCGAAATCCGCAGTCGTATTGATGGCAAGGTTTGGCAGTTGCCTGCCGCCGTTTATGGTCGAATGGTCAACCTTGAACCCGGTATGGCCTACAGCAAAAAAGAGATGGTCAATCTGCTGGAGGGTATGCAGTATCGAGATGTCAACCGGATTACTCGTCCTGGTGAGTTTACTGTTCAGGCAAACAGCATCGAGATGTTGCGTCGTCCTTTTGATTTCCCCGATGGCAAAGAAGGACAGATCCACGCCAAGCTGATATTCAGCAATGATCGGTTGTCGCAAATCCAGAATATGGATAATCAGCGTAATTTCGGGTTCTTCCGTCTCGATCCGAAGTTGATCACCATGTTGCAGTCGCCAAATGGGGAACAACGCCTATTTGTGCCGCGAGCTGGTTTCCCTGATCTATTGGTGGATACGCTGATTGCCACTGAAGATCGGCATTTTTATGAGCATGATGGTATCAGCTTGTATTCCATCGGGCGTGCGTTGGTGGCCAACCTAATCGCCGGCCATACGGTACAAGGGGGAAGCACCCTGACCCAGCAGTTGGTGAAAAACCTGTTCCTGACCAACAAGCGTTCGCTGTGGCGTAAGGCAAATGAAGCCTATATGGCGTTGATTATGGATCACCGCTACAGCAAAGATCGTATTCTGGAGTTGTATCTTAACGAAGTTTATCTGGGACAAAGCGGTAACGATCAGATTCGAGGGTTCCCGCTGGCGAGCCTGTATTACTTTGGCCGTCCGGTGGATGAACTAAGCCTTGACCAACAGGCCATGCTGGTGGGCATGGTGAAAGGGGCGTCATTGTATAACCCTTGGCGCAACCCAAAATTGACGCTTGAACGTCGTAATCTGGTACTACGTCTGTTGCAGGATCAGAAGATTATTGATGAGGAGCTCTACAATCTGCTGAGCGCTCGTCCGCTGGGTGTCCAGCCGAAAGGCGGCGTCATTAGCCCGCAACCGGCTTTTATGCAGTTGGTCCGCCAGGAGCTACAGCAGCGACTCGGGGATCGCGCTAATGATCTTTCTGGCGTGAAAATTTTTACTACGCTTGATCCCGTTGCGCAGGATGCGGCAGAGAAAGCGGTGGAAACGGGCATTCCGGCGCTGAGAGCGGCCCGTAATGTGAAAGATCTAGAAACGGCAATGGTGATTGTCGACCGTTTCAGCGGTGAGATTCGGGCGATGGTTGGGGGCGCTGACACCCAGTATGCCGGGTTTAACCGTGCCTTGCAGGCCAGGCGCCCGGTGGGGTCGTTGGCGAAACCGCCGACCTATCTGACGGCATTAAGCATGCCGGATAAATACCGACTCAATACTATTCTGGATGATGAACCGCTATCCATTAAGCTTTCGAATGGCACGGTATGGGAACCAAGAAATTATGATCGGGATTACGGTGGTCAGGTGATGTTGGTTGATGCACTGGCACGCTCGCTCAATATACCGACGGTAAATCTTGGTATGGCGGTTGGTCTGGATAAGATAAGCACTACCCTACAGCTTCTGGGGATTCCAAAAAGTGTGATTCAGCCTGTTCCGGCGATGTTACTGGGCTCTATCAGCCTGACACCAATGGAAGTTGCTCAGGAATATCAGACGATTGCCAGCGGTGGTGATCGTGCGCCATTGTCATCGTTGCGTTCAGTGATCGCAGAAGATGGTACTGTGCTTTATCAGAGCTTTCCGCAGGCGGAAAGAGTGGTACCGGCACAAGCTGCATATCTGACGTTGTATGGTATGCAACAGGTTGTGGAACATGGCACGGCTCGCTCGTTGATGGCGAAGTTTAGTAAATACCATCTGGCGGCCAAAACAGGGACAACTAATGATTTGCGTGATAGCTGGTTTGCCGGCATCGATGGTAAAGAAGTGGCAATTACCTGGGTTGGACGTGATAACAATGGTCCGGCCAAGTTGACGGGGGCTAACGGTGCGTTGACTATCTATCGCCGTTATCTGGAAAATGAGACGCCGTTGCCGCTGATGCTGACTCCGCCTGAAGGTATTAGCAGTATGACAGTGGACAGCAACGGTAACTTCATTTGTAACGGCAGCAGTGCCGGGCAGGTAATACCGGTGTGGACGAGCAATCCGCAGGCGTTATGTCAGTCCAGCCAGACAACACACCCAGCACCCGTCAGTGCGCAACCAGACCAAGGTAATGACAGTGTTCCTGGCTGGATAAAACAGATGTTTGGGAAGTAA
- the hrpB gene encoding ATP-dependent helicase HrpB codes for MSLPPVSAVLEEVINALHTSPQVMLHAPTGAGKSTWLPLQLLQQGGFSGRIIMLEPRRLAARSVAWRLAESLGEEPGQTVGYRMRSETRISKLTRLEVVTEGILTRMLQQDAELQGVALVILDEFHERSLQADLALALLLDIQRGLRDDLRLLIMSATLDNQRLSLLLPQSGNVISEGRAYPVVRHYRPLAAQERLEEGMSRLIYRLLQDETGSLLVFLPGVAEIRRVHAMLVDRVAMDTDLCPLYGALTLVDQQKAIRVPAEGRRKVVLATNIAETSLTIDGIRVVVDSGLERVAQFDVKSGLTCLVTQRISQASMTQRAGRAGRLSPGVCWHLFSKEQAERATSQSEAEILNSDLSGLWLDLLQWGCHDVNQLDWLDAPPVPALNAARELLHQLSITDQQGKLTFTGRQIASLGCDPRLATMLYTAAGQNNDALATAAMLVAIIEEPPRSGSLNLSDWLHRPARHWQHRVQQLIRRVNGGHGHINEALAAALLAIGFPDRIARRRGQDGRYLLANGIGAQISADDALSATEWLIIPSLMQNHNSADAWGLLALPLAINALTQQLPSLLNEINVVHWDEEKGTLRASRRSQVGCLTLRMQPLAKPSDDEFLRAMLNWLREQGLSVLNWDAASLQLRARIQCARQWLPEVAWPAVDDETLLLTLEQWLLPSLSGVRDLRALRQIDLSDALLRLLNWSQRQQLDNALPSYYTVPGGSRLPICYYEDKLPTLAVRLQEMFGEQQSPQLADGRVSLVLELLSPAQRPLQITRDLAAFWQGAYREVQKEMKGRYPKHVWPDDPANTVPTRRTKKYQNH; via the coding sequence GTGAGTTTACCGCCTGTCAGTGCCGTGCTGGAGGAGGTCATCAATGCGCTGCACACCTCGCCCCAGGTCATGCTGCATGCCCCTACTGGTGCGGGGAAATCTACCTGGTTGCCGTTGCAACTATTGCAACAGGGCGGTTTTTCCGGTCGAATCATCATGCTGGAGCCACGGCGTCTGGCGGCCAGGAGTGTGGCCTGGCGTCTGGCCGAAAGCCTGGGGGAAGAGCCGGGACAAACGGTGGGATATCGCATGCGCTCGGAAACCCGTATCAGTAAGCTCACCCGGCTGGAAGTGGTGACCGAAGGTATTCTGACCCGGATGTTGCAGCAGGACGCCGAACTTCAGGGTGTTGCGCTGGTGATTCTGGATGAGTTTCACGAACGTAGCTTACAGGCCGATCTGGCGCTTGCCCTGTTGCTGGATATTCAGCGGGGGCTACGGGACGATCTTCGACTGCTGATTATGTCCGCTACACTGGATAATCAACGTCTTTCTCTTTTATTGCCGCAATCTGGCAATGTGATATCCGAAGGCCGCGCTTATCCGGTTGTTAGACATTATCGGCCGTTAGCGGCGCAAGAGCGGCTGGAAGAGGGAATGTCTCGCCTGATTTACCGTTTGTTGCAGGACGAAACCGGATCGTTACTGGTATTTTTACCCGGTGTAGCGGAAATTAGACGGGTTCATGCCATGCTGGTTGACAGGGTTGCGATGGATACCGATCTCTGCCCACTGTATGGTGCGTTAACCCTCGTCGATCAGCAAAAAGCGATTCGGGTCCCGGCGGAGGGGCGGCGTAAAGTGGTGCTGGCTACCAATATTGCAGAAACCAGTCTGACGATTGACGGTATCCGTGTCGTGGTAGACAGTGGTTTGGAACGAGTCGCTCAGTTTGACGTGAAAAGTGGGTTGACGTGCCTGGTGACCCAGCGGATCAGCCAGGCATCCATGACTCAGCGTGCGGGCCGGGCGGGGCGTTTGTCCCCTGGCGTCTGCTGGCACCTGTTTTCCAAAGAGCAGGCTGAACGGGCTACCAGCCAAAGTGAAGCGGAAATTCTTAACAGTGATTTGTCCGGTCTGTGGCTGGATTTGTTGCAATGGGGTTGCCATGATGTGAATCAGCTTGACTGGTTGGATGCGCCGCCAGTACCCGCGCTGAATGCGGCCAGGGAACTGTTGCATCAGTTATCCATTACTGACCAACAAGGGAAACTGACCTTTACTGGACGTCAGATTGCGTCGCTAGGTTGTGATCCCCGCCTCGCTACCATGCTGTATACGGCTGCGGGGCAGAATAATGATGCGTTGGCAACAGCGGCGATGCTGGTGGCTATTATCGAAGAGCCGCCACGCAGTGGATCACTGAATCTGTCAGACTGGTTGCACCGGCCTGCCCGTCATTGGCAACACCGGGTCCAGCAGCTTATCCGACGTGTTAATGGTGGACATGGTCATATTAATGAGGCGTTGGCTGCGGCATTGTTGGCGATTGGTTTCCCTGATCGTATTGCCCGGCGGCGGGGTCAGGATGGACGTTACTTGCTGGCGAATGGTATCGGTGCCCAGATATCGGCCGACGATGCCCTCTCGGCAACTGAGTGGTTGATCATCCCGTCACTCATGCAAAATCATAATAGTGCCGACGCGTGGGGTCTCTTGGCGCTACCGCTTGCGATAAATGCACTGACGCAGCAATTACCGAGTTTGTTAAATGAAATCAACGTTGTGCACTGGGATGAAGAAAAGGGTACTCTGCGCGCCAGTCGACGCAGTCAGGTTGGGTGCCTGACGTTACGCATGCAGCCACTGGCCAAACCCTCTGATGACGAGTTCCTGCGGGCTATGCTGAACTGGCTGCGAGAGCAGGGATTATCAGTTCTGAACTGGGATGCTGCATCATTACAGTTGCGGGCGAGGATCCAGTGTGCCCGGCAGTGGTTACCGGAAGTGGCGTGGCCGGCAGTGGATGACGAAACGTTGTTGCTGACGCTGGAGCAGTGGTTGCTACCTTCACTGTCTGGTGTGCGCGATCTGCGAGCGCTTCGTCAAATTGATCTGAGTGACGCTTTGCTGCGGTTGCTTAACTGGTCGCAGCGGCAACAGCTGGATAACGCATTGCCTAGCTATTACACTGTGCCGGGTGGGAGCCGACTGCCAATTTGTTATTATGAGGACAAACTTCCCACCCTGGCTGTTCGGTTACAGGAAATGTTTGGTGAACAGCAAAGTCCGCAATTGGCGGACGGGCGGGTGTCACTGGTGTTGGAGCTGTTGTCTCCGGCGCAGCGACCATTGCAGATTACTCGTGATCTGGCTGCATTTTGGCAGGGGGCGTACCGGGAAGTGCAAAAAGAGATGAAAGGGCGCTATCCCAAACATGTCTGGCCCGATGATCCGGCCAATACCGTACCGACCAGACGGACCAAAAAATATCAAAATCATTAA
- the thpR gene encoding RNA 2',3'-cyclic phosphodiesterase, which translates to MNPTSRLFFALPIPDDIRQQMIRWRAEHFLPEAGRPVAAASLHLTLAFLGEISERKCQALRDLASRIRQPAFTVTINDTGQWPRSGIVWLGCRQAPRGLLQLAELLRSQAAHSGCHQSRQPFHPHITLLRGATRPVALPAETFSWTIPMTHFSLYESLYENGHTRYQSLSSWSLTS; encoded by the coding sequence ATGAACCCTACTTCCCGTCTGTTTTTTGCCCTACCCATACCGGATGACATCCGTCAGCAGATGATCCGCTGGCGCGCTGAGCATTTTTTGCCAGAGGCCGGACGACCCGTCGCCGCTGCGAGCCTGCACCTGACATTGGCGTTTCTGGGTGAAATCAGTGAACGAAAATGCCAGGCGCTACGTGATCTGGCCAGTCGCATCCGCCAGCCTGCATTTACAGTAACGATCAACGATACTGGACAGTGGCCGCGTTCGGGCATCGTCTGGTTGGGCTGTCGTCAGGCACCACGTGGACTGTTGCAGTTGGCCGAGTTATTGCGCTCACAGGCGGCTCACAGCGGTTGCCATCAGAGCAGACAACCGTTTCATCCGCATATTACACTGCTACGAGGTGCCACACGCCCAGTGGCATTGCCAGCAGAGACCTTTTCCTGGACAATCCCGATGACTCACTTTTCTCTTTATGAATCGCTGTATGAGAATGGACATACCCGCTACCAGTCATTATCAAGCTGGTCACTGACCTCCTGA
- the sfsA gene encoding DNA/RNA nuclease SfsA has translation MDYSPRLQPARLIKRYKRFLADVITTDGKELTLHCPNTGAMTGCATPGDTVWYSTSNNHKRKYPHTWELTETQQGDWICINTLRANTLVHEALLANQIPELSGYSTVKREVRYGSENSRIDLLLKAPAKINCYIEVKSVTLLQQGCGYFPDTVTLRGQKHLRELQYVVANGQRAVLFFAVLHSAITQVSPARHIDQRYAELFVQAQRQGVEILCYGAYISPNGIIWGHRLPLFNNVITTS, from the coding sequence ATGGACTACTCGCCCCGCCTGCAACCAGCAAGACTGATTAAACGTTACAAACGCTTTCTTGCCGATGTGATCACCACCGATGGTAAGGAATTGACGCTGCATTGTCCCAATACAGGTGCCATGACCGGATGCGCCACACCTGGTGATACCGTCTGGTATTCCACTTCCAATAATCACAAGCGCAAATATCCCCACACCTGGGAATTGACAGAAACACAACAGGGAGACTGGATCTGTATCAATACATTACGTGCCAATACGCTAGTACATGAAGCGTTATTGGCTAATCAGATACCCGAACTTAGTGGTTACAGCACGGTGAAAAGAGAAGTTCGTTATGGCTCGGAAAACAGCCGGATCGACCTGTTATTAAAAGCACCCGCAAAAATTAACTGCTATATTGAAGTTAAATCTGTCACGTTATTGCAACAAGGATGTGGTTACTTTCCCGATACGGTAACACTGCGTGGGCAAAAGCATCTGCGCGAGCTGCAATACGTAGTGGCCAACGGCCAACGGGCAGTTCTGTTTTTTGCTGTGCTGCACTCGGCAATCACTCAGGTTTCCCCAGCTCGACATATCGACCAGCGATATGCCGAATTATTCGTTCAGGCACAGCGTCAGGGGGTTGAAATTTTGTGTTACGGTGCATATATATCTCCCAATGGTATTATCTGGGGACATCGGCTACCGTTGTTCAATAACGTGATAACCACAAGCTGA
- the dksA gene encoding RNA polymerase-binding protein DksA, protein MQEGQNRKTSSLSILAIAGVEPYQEKPGEEYMNDAQLSHFRRILEAWRNQLRDEVDRTVSHMQDEAANFPDPVDRAAQEEEFSLELRNRDRERKLIKKIAKTLQKIEDEDFGYCESCGVEIGIRRLEARPTADLCIDCKTLAEIREKQMAG, encoded by the coding sequence ATGCAAGAAGGGCAAAACCGTAAGACATCCTCTCTGAGCATTCTCGCAATTGCCGGAGTGGAGCCGTACCAGGAGAAGCCGGGCGAAGAATACATGAACGACGCTCAGCTGTCTCATTTCAGGCGTATTCTTGAAGCATGGCGCAACCAACTTAGGGATGAAGTGGATCGAACCGTATCGCACATGCAAGATGAGGCCGCCAACTTTCCCGATCCAGTGGATCGTGCCGCTCAGGAAGAAGAATTTAGCCTTGAGCTGCGCAACCGCGATCGTGAACGTAAACTGATCAAAAAAATCGCGAAGACATTACAGAAAATTGAAGACGAGGACTTTGGTTATTGTGAGTCCTGTGGTGTAGAGATTGGTATTCGCCGTCTTGAGGCCCGTCCTACTGCCGACCTGTGTATTGACTGCAAAACATTGGCAGAAATACGCGAAAAACAGATGGCAGGGTAA
- the gluQRS gene encoding tRNA glutamyl-Q(34) synthetase GluQRS produces MSERQYYVGRFAPSPSGDLHFGSLVAALGSYLQARANHGQWLVRIEDIDPPREVPGSANRILKQLEHYGLLWDGSVVYQSQRYDLYLSALHQLKQQGLCYYCTCPRQRIQQIGGHYDGYCYTLNRGADNAALRLRQTSPIFSFYDQLRGEIHTDPAVAGEDFIIHRRDGLFAYNLAVVVDDHQQGITEIVRGADLIEPTVHQLTLYRQFGYASPSYVHLPLVLNAFGDKLSKQNHAPPLPNGDPRQILIQALAFLCQPLPECWRDLSLTMLLTWAIAHWSLSSVPSKAIIPAPKITSAFSKG; encoded by the coding sequence ATGTCCGAAAGGCAGTATTATGTCGGACGTTTTGCTCCATCCCCGTCTGGCGATTTACATTTCGGTTCTTTGGTTGCCGCTCTGGGCAGCTATCTACAAGCGCGTGCAAACCATGGACAGTGGTTGGTACGAATTGAAGATATCGATCCCCCACGTGAAGTGCCTGGCTCAGCCAACCGTATTCTTAAGCAACTAGAGCATTATGGTCTGCTGTGGGATGGTTCAGTGGTTTACCAATCCCAACGTTATGACCTTTACCTCTCTGCCTTGCATCAACTAAAGCAACAAGGTCTGTGTTATTACTGTACCTGCCCCCGTCAACGCATTCAGCAGATTGGCGGTCACTACGATGGCTATTGCTACACACTTAACCGGGGCGCCGATAATGCCGCGCTAAGGCTGCGGCAAACGTCACCTATATTCAGTTTTTACGACCAGTTGCGCGGTGAAATCCATACCGACCCAGCAGTGGCTGGTGAAGACTTTATCATTCATCGGCGGGATGGGCTGTTTGCCTATAATCTAGCGGTTGTCGTGGATGATCACCAACAGGGTATCACCGAGATTGTACGTGGTGCAGACTTGATTGAGCCGACAGTACACCAGCTAACGCTTTATCGGCAATTCGGTTATGCATCGCCATCGTATGTGCATTTACCACTGGTACTGAATGCATTTGGCGATAAATTATCCAAACAGAACCACGCGCCTCCACTCCCGAACGGCGATCCCCGTCAAATTTTAATACAAGCGCTGGCATTTCTATGCCAGCCGTTGCCTGAATGCTGGCGGGATCTCAGTCTAACCATGCTGCTAACATGGGCTATTGCGCACTGGTCGTTATCTTCAGTACCCTCAAAAGCGATCATTCCTGCGCCGAAAATCACATCAGCATTCTCAAAGGGCTGA
- the pcnB gene encoding polynucleotide adenylyltransferase PcnB: protein MFTRVANFCRKVLNRENEMTESGTEPQPLTVIPRDQHTISRRDISENALKVLYRLNKAGYEAYLVGGGVRDLLLGKKPKDFDITTNATPEQVRKLFRNCRLVGRRFRLAHVMFGSEVIEVATFRGHHEQNGEPQIKNAAQRDQNGMLLRDNIFGTIEEDAQRRDFSINSLYYSISDFTVRDYTNGLSDLRQGIIRMIGEPETRYREDPVRMLRAVRFAAKLNMKLSPETAEPIPRLAALLHDIPSARMFEESLKLLQAGYGYPTYVMLCQYQLFQPLFPLISSHFTEEGQTNLERMIVQVLKNTDQRIQNDMRVNPAFLFSAMLWYPLIEHAQKLTQESGLAYFEAFALAMNDVLDEQCRSLSIPKRITSLIRDIWQLQLRLSRRQGKRAYKLMEHPKFRAAYDLLALRADIEHHPELQRLTQWWGEFQVAPPPRQQVMLNSLDDGPTPHRRSRRPRKRPAAPGKS from the coding sequence ATTTTTACCCGAGTAGCTAATTTTTGCCGTAAAGTACTGAATCGTGAAAACGAAATGACTGAGTCAGGCACAGAGCCCCAACCGCTGACGGTAATCCCGCGTGACCAGCACACTATTTCACGCCGTGACATTAGTGAAAATGCACTGAAGGTACTTTATCGCTTGAACAAAGCGGGCTATGAGGCTTATCTGGTCGGTGGTGGTGTACGTGACCTGCTTCTGGGTAAAAAACCCAAAGACTTTGATATCACCACCAATGCCACACCAGAACAGGTACGTAAACTATTCCGTAATTGTCGGCTGGTTGGCCGCCGTTTTCGTCTCGCTCATGTGATGTTTGGATCTGAAGTGATCGAAGTCGCTACGTTTCGCGGCCATCATGAACAAAACGGGGAACCGCAGATAAAAAATGCCGCGCAGCGAGACCAGAATGGAATGCTGCTGCGTGACAATATTTTCGGCACCATTGAAGAAGACGCTCAACGGCGTGATTTCTCCATCAATAGCCTCTACTACAGCATTTCTGATTTTACAGTACGTGACTACACCAATGGCCTGAGTGATTTACGTCAGGGGATTATCCGTATGATTGGTGAACCGGAAACCCGTTACCGCGAAGATCCGGTGCGAATGCTACGTGCTGTGCGTTTTGCCGCCAAACTGAACATGAAGCTCAGCCCGGAAACCGCAGAACCGATTCCACGGCTGGCAGCATTACTGCATGACATTCCCTCAGCACGGATGTTTGAAGAGTCACTGAAACTATTGCAAGCTGGCTATGGTTACCCCACTTACGTGATGTTGTGTCAGTATCAACTGTTCCAGCCTCTATTTCCCCTCATCAGCAGCCATTTCACCGAGGAAGGTCAAACTAATCTGGAACGGATGATCGTTCAGGTACTGAAAAATACCGACCAACGCATTCAGAACGATATGCGCGTCAATCCTGCGTTCCTGTTTTCCGCCATGTTGTGGTATCCGTTGATTGAACATGCGCAGAAACTGACACAAGAAAGTGGTTTGGCTTATTTTGAGGCTTTCGCACTGGCAATGAACGATGTGCTGGATGAACAGTGTCGTTCATTGTCAATCCCGAAACGCATCACGTCGTTAATCCGCGATATCTGGCAATTACAGTTACGACTGTCTCGTCGTCAGGGGAAACGGGCTTACAAGTTGATGGAGCATCCCAAATTCCGTGCTGCCTATGATCTGCTCGCTCTTCGTGCTGACATTGAACATCACCCGGAATTACAGCGTCTAACGCAGTGGTGGGGAGAATTTCAGGTAGCGCCACCTCCGCGTCAGCAAGTGATGCTCAATTCACTGGATGACGGCCCGACGCCACACCGTCGTTCACGCCGCCCACGCAAACGACCCGCTGCTCCGGGAAAATCCTGA
- the folK gene encoding 2-amino-4-hydroxy-6-hydroxymethyldihydropteridine diphosphokinase, translated as MPRVYLALGSNLTHPLQQVSAALAALDAVPQTRLVCCSSFYRSRPLGPQDQPDYLNAVAELDTHLTAECLLDHTQRIEQEQGRVRKAQRWGPRTLDLDILLFGDAIINTERLTVPHYDMKNREFMLYPLAEIAPELVFPDGSSLAEQLKQVPRNGLMLWPIPNTP; from the coding sequence ATGCCACGAGTTTACCTGGCGCTGGGCAGCAATTTGACTCACCCTTTGCAGCAAGTCAGTGCCGCGCTGGCGGCATTGGATGCCGTTCCGCAAACCAGACTGGTATGCTGTTCTTCTTTTTATCGCTCTCGTCCACTGGGGCCACAAGATCAGCCTGATTACCTCAATGCGGTGGCTGAACTGGACACTCATCTCACGGCTGAATGCCTGCTGGATCACACCCAGCGTATCGAGCAGGAACAAGGGAGGGTGCGTAAAGCCCAACGCTGGGGACCACGGACACTGGATCTCGACATCCTGCTATTTGGTGATGCAATCATCAATACCGAACGCCTGACCGTACCGCATTACGATATGAAAAACCGTGAGTTCATGCTCTATCCTCTGGCGGAAATCGCGCCTGAACTTGTTTTCCCGGATGGAAGCTCACTGGCGGAACAGCTAAAACAAGTTCCCCGCAATGGTTTGATGTTGTGGCCCATCCCCAATACTCCTTAG